In Desulfosediminicola ganghwensis, a single window of DNA contains:
- the cydB gene encoding cytochrome d ubiquinol oxidase subunit II, which produces MSTELLCIIWFILLNVLLIGYAILDGFDLGVGILHPFVAKTDVERRLVMNSIGPLWDGNEVWLVTFGGALFAMFPNAYASIFSAFYIPFVALLFALIFRAVSLEFRSKRSGKAWRTLWDILFFTGSTLAALLFGVAIGTLMQGLNISELGDYQGTMLDMLNGFSINVGLMTVALLAMHGSIYLYMKTEGELQDRLFHWMKGTYFAFLALFIVVTLWSTLFVPASIHHFSDYPILWLVPLLNFLAIANIYRAIQQKKPFYAFISSCFAIAVLVFLFSAALYPNLLPATNNPEYSITIFNGASSPLTQKIGLLIVAIGMPMVLSYTAIIYWTFRGKVQLGENSY; this is translated from the coding sequence ATGAGTACCGAATTACTCTGTATAATCTGGTTTATTCTGCTTAACGTACTGTTGATCGGCTATGCCATCCTAGACGGATTCGATCTGGGAGTAGGCATACTGCATCCTTTTGTGGCAAAGACGGATGTTGAGCGGCGACTGGTAATGAACTCAATAGGCCCCCTTTGGGACGGCAACGAAGTGTGGCTGGTGACTTTTGGCGGGGCACTCTTTGCCATGTTCCCCAACGCCTACGCCTCAATATTCAGCGCCTTCTATATCCCCTTCGTTGCTTTGCTCTTTGCCCTGATTTTCCGCGCCGTCTCACTCGAGTTTCGCTCAAAACGATCGGGCAAAGCCTGGCGCACCCTATGGGACATTCTTTTTTTTACAGGATCGACACTGGCGGCACTGCTCTTCGGTGTGGCAATTGGTACGCTGATGCAAGGTTTGAACATCTCGGAACTCGGTGACTACCAGGGTACAATGCTCGATATGCTCAACGGTTTCAGTATCAATGTTGGTCTGATGACCGTGGCGCTCCTCGCCATGCACGGATCAATCTATTTGTACATGAAAACGGAAGGAGAGTTACAGGATCGCCTCTTTCACTGGATGAAAGGTACATATTTTGCTTTCCTGGCTCTCTTTATAGTTGTCACTCTCTGGTCAACACTCTTTGTACCCGCCTCCATCCACCATTTCAGCGACTACCCGATTCTCTGGCTCGTTCCCCTGCTCAATTTTCTGGCCATTGCTAATATATACAGGGCCATTCAGCAGAAAAAACCCTTTTATGCCTTTATCAGCAGTTGTTTCGCCATTGCGGTGCTGGTTTTCCTGTTCAGCGCAGCTCTTTACCCAAACCTGCTGCCGGCGACAAACAACCCTGAATACTCAATCACCATCTTCAACGGAGCCTCAAGCCCACTGACCCAGAAGATCGGCCTGTTGATCGTGGCAATTGGTATGCCCATGGTCCTTTCCTACACCGCGATCATTTACTGGACATTTAGAGGGAAGGTGCAGCTAGGTGAGAACAGCTATTAA
- a CDS encoding cytochrome ubiquinol oxidase subunit I, whose translation MDVVLLSRLQFAFTIMFHYIFPPLTIGLGIILAYLETRNYLSKDKSFAVACQFWTRIFILNFAIGVASGIVMEFQFGTNWATYSRFVGDVFGSALAAEGIFAFFLESGFLAIVAFGRERVKRGFYLFSVYMVALGSTFSAIWIIVANSWQQTPAGHHIVEIMREQTLTDGTTSLAPWVVDGVVQRRAEIVNFWDLVFNPTTVQRLSHTLLGAAAVGAFFVLSVSAYYLLKNRHQQFAKQSFNGALVLAFIASLGLGINGHTQAQNTYRYQPEKLAAFEAHFDTGRGDLNLIGWPDGEAEKIHFDLSIPGGLSFMMFDDFTFSKKVVGLDRFKKEDRPPIIIPYLSWRAMVGFGGLMIVLTGLGLYYNYRKTIQNKRWLLWSFVFAIGFVMVANQAGWIAAEVGRQPWTVHPPIVWTDDGTDLVTGPDGFYNYDETLGLRTSNSVSAAVSVEEAKTSLALFTLLYLALAAVWIMVLDRKIRTGPTPLKEHDETDTHGIRHAAMDRQHARLDKEEAEGGSI comes from the coding sequence ATGGATGTTGTTCTACTTTCGCGACTACAGTTTGCCTTCACGATAATGTTCCATTACATCTTCCCCCCCCTGACCATCGGTCTGGGCATCATTCTGGCCTACCTGGAAACGAGAAACTACCTCAGCAAGGACAAATCATTCGCGGTGGCCTGCCAGTTCTGGACCAGGATCTTCATCCTGAACTTTGCCATCGGCGTCGCCAGTGGCATTGTCATGGAGTTTCAGTTCGGCACCAACTGGGCCACCTACTCACGTTTTGTCGGGGATGTCTTCGGCAGCGCCCTTGCCGCGGAGGGAATCTTTGCGTTCTTTCTGGAGTCCGGCTTTCTTGCCATTGTCGCTTTCGGCAGGGAAAGAGTGAAGCGGGGCTTTTATCTCTTCAGTGTGTACATGGTCGCGCTCGGCTCTACCTTCTCGGCCATCTGGATCATCGTGGCCAACAGTTGGCAGCAGACACCCGCCGGACATCATATCGTGGAGATCATGCGCGAACAGACCCTGACCGACGGTACAACCAGCCTCGCTCCCTGGGTGGTTGATGGAGTCGTTCAGCGCAGGGCTGAAATAGTCAATTTCTGGGATCTGGTCTTTAACCCCACCACGGTACAACGGCTCAGCCACACCTTACTTGGGGCAGCTGCTGTCGGCGCGTTCTTCGTGCTCTCGGTCTCTGCTTACTACCTCCTGAAAAATCGCCACCAGCAATTCGCCAAGCAATCCTTTAATGGCGCTTTGGTCCTTGCATTTATCGCCTCATTGGGTCTGGGAATAAATGGTCATACCCAGGCCCAGAACACCTACAGATACCAACCGGAGAAGCTGGCCGCTTTTGAAGCACACTTTGACACCGGCCGGGGAGACCTGAACCTTATCGGCTGGCCGGACGGTGAGGCGGAGAAGATACACTTTGATCTGAGCATCCCCGGCGGCCTCAGCTTCATGATGTTTGATGACTTCACCTTCAGCAAGAAAGTCGTAGGGCTCGACCGTTTCAAAAAAGAAGATCGGCCGCCTATCATTATCCCCTATCTTTCCTGGCGCGCCATGGTTGGCTTTGGCGGACTTATGATCGTCCTCACCGGACTTGGGTTGTACTACAACTATAGAAAAACAATACAGAATAAGCGATGGCTACTCTGGAGTTTCGTTTTCGCCATCGGCTTTGTCATGGTTGCCAACCAGGCAGGCTGGATAGCTGCAGAGGTGGGTCGCCAACCCTGGACCGTTCATCCGCCAATTGTGTGGACTGACGATGGTACAGACCTCGTTACAGGTCCCGACGGTTTTTATAACTATGATGAGACTCTCGGCCTCAGGACCAGTAACTCCGTGAGTGCAGCAGTAAGTGTCGAAGAAGCAAAGACCTCACTGGCGCTTTTCACCCTGCTCTATCTTGCACTTGCTGCGGTGTGGATCATGGTGCTCGACAGGAAAATACGAACCGGCCCCACACCACTTAAAGAACATGACGAAACCGACACCCATGGCATTCGGCACGCTGCAATGGACCGCCAGCACGCCCGCCTTGATAAAGAAGAGGCAGAGGGAGGCTCGATATGA
- the fusA gene encoding elongation factor G yields MRDLSKVRNIGISAHIDSGKTTLTERILFYTDRIHAIHEVRGKDGVGAKMDSMELEKERGITIQSAATYCSWKDLDINIIDTPGHVDFTVEVERALRVLDGAILVLCSVGGVQSQSITVNRQMTRYNVPRIAFINKCDRTGANPAKVTQQLQEKLELNAHMLQMPIGLENDLEGVIDLITMKAIYFDGDNGEIIREEEIPADMLDEAQERRESLLEEISMFSEELMEALLEEGEVDTQLIWDAVRKGTLALEFTPVLMGSAYKNKGVQKLLDAVELFLPGPKDVVNMALDLKNEEEEFAVTNDPADPLIALAFKLEDGRYGQLTYIRTYQGTLNKGDTVINTRTGKKVKIGRLCRMHSDEMEEIDSCGSGDIVALFGIDCASGDTFCAEAVSASMTSMHIPEPVISLAIIPVDNKAQVNMSKALNRFTKEDPTFRSFVDKETGETIISGMGELHLEVYTERMKREYKAEVEVGAPQVAYREAISQRAEFNYTHKKQTGGSGQFGRVAGFLEPLEDEEYEFVDSIVGGVIPREFISSCDKGFKKAIAKGSLIGAPITGVKVTINDGAFHAVDSSDVAFQLASVGAFKEGYMKAKPQILEPIMKVAVEGPSEFQGGIMGSINQRRGMIIGSMEEGLYTVIEAEVPLSEMFGYSTVLRSLTQGKAEFTMEFASFKPVPKTVSEELIKAFQEEKKNG; encoded by the coding sequence ATGAGAGATTTATCAAAAGTACGTAATATTGGTATCAGTGCCCATATCGATTCGGGTAAAACTACCCTGACCGAGCGTATTCTGTTTTACACAGACAGAATTCACGCAATTCACGAGGTTCGCGGCAAAGATGGTGTCGGCGCTAAGATGGACTCCATGGAACTGGAGAAAGAGCGTGGTATTACCATTCAGTCCGCAGCGACGTATTGTTCCTGGAAAGATCTCGATATCAATATTATCGATACCCCAGGCCACGTTGACTTTACCGTAGAGGTTGAGCGTGCACTGCGTGTTCTTGACGGTGCGATTCTGGTTCTCTGCTCCGTTGGTGGTGTACAGTCCCAGTCCATTACCGTTAACCGCCAGATGACCCGCTACAACGTTCCGCGCATCGCTTTCATTAATAAGTGTGACCGTACTGGTGCCAACCCTGCGAAAGTAACCCAGCAGCTCCAGGAGAAGCTTGAGCTGAACGCGCACATGCTGCAGATGCCGATTGGCCTCGAGAACGACCTTGAAGGTGTTATCGACCTGATCACCATGAAGGCAATCTACTTCGATGGCGACAATGGTGAGATAATCCGCGAGGAAGAGATCCCTGCCGATATGCTCGACGAAGCTCAGGAGAGACGTGAGTCTCTGCTCGAAGAGATCTCCATGTTCTCCGAAGAGCTGATGGAAGCACTGCTGGAAGAAGGTGAAGTAGATACGCAGCTCATCTGGGATGCCGTACGAAAAGGTACTCTTGCGCTTGAGTTCACCCCGGTTCTCATGGGTTCTGCTTACAAGAACAAAGGTGTTCAGAAGCTTCTGGATGCGGTAGAACTCTTCCTGCCAGGACCAAAAGACGTTGTCAATATGGCCCTCGACCTGAAAAATGAAGAGGAAGAATTTGCGGTAACCAACGATCCTGCAGACCCGCTGATCGCCCTGGCGTTCAAACTGGAAGACGGTCGCTACGGTCAGCTCACCTATATCCGTACCTATCAGGGTACGCTGAACAAAGGTGACACCGTAATCAACACCCGTACCGGTAAAAAAGTGAAGATCGGTCGTCTCTGCCGCATGCACTCCGACGAGATGGAAGAGATCGATTCATGTGGTTCCGGTGACATCGTGGCGCTGTTCGGTATTGACTGTGCTTCAGGCGACACCTTCTGTGCTGAAGCCGTTTCCGCATCCATGACCTCCATGCACATTCCTGAGCCGGTTATTTCTCTGGCGATTATCCCGGTTGATAACAAGGCCCAGGTTAACATGTCCAAGGCGCTCAACCGCTTCACCAAAGAAGATCCAACTTTCCGCTCTTTCGTGGACAAGGAGACCGGTGAGACCATTATCTCCGGTATGGGTGAGCTTCACCTTGAAGTGTACACCGAGCGCATGAAGCGTGAGTACAAGGCAGAGGTTGAGGTTGGTGCTCCGCAGGTTGCATATCGTGAGGCGATCTCCCAGCGTGCAGAGTTCAACTACACCCACAAGAAGCAGACTGGTGGTTCCGGTCAGTTTGGTCGTGTTGCTGGTTTCCTCGAGCCGCTTGAGGACGAAGAGTACGAATTTGTTGATTCCATCGTGGGTGGTGTTATTCCACGTGAGTTTATCAGTTCCTGTGATAAAGGTTTCAAGAAGGCGATCGCTAAAGGTTCTCTTATCGGTGCTCCTATCACCGGTGTCAAGGTTACTATCAACGATGGTGCCTTCCATGCGGTTGACTCCTCCGACGTTGCCTTCCAGCTCGCTTCCGTAGGTGCTTTCAAAGAAGGTTATATGAAGGCGAAGCCGCAGATCCTCGAGCCGATCATGAAGGTTGCTGTTGAAGGTCCTTCCGAGTTCCAGGGTGGTATCATGGGTTCCATCAACCAGCGCCGTGGTATGATTATCGGTTCTATGGAAGAAGGTCTCTATACCGTAATCGAGGCAGAGGTGCCGTTGTCGGAGATGTTTGGTTACTCAACCGTTCTTCGCTCCCTTACCCAGGGTAAAGCGGAGTTCACCATGGAATTTGCAAGCTTCAAGCCTGTGCCGAAGACTGTTAGTGAAGAACTGATCAAAGCTTTTCAGGAAGAGAAGAAGAACGGTTGA
- the hisA gene encoding phosphoribosylformimino-5-aminoimidazole carboxamide ribotide isomerase: MKFRPCIDLHNGTVKQIVGSSLSDSQPGELKTNFTAEKPSSYYAEMYKRDNLTGGHIIKLGPGNDEAAREALAAWPGGMQIGGGITADNAAQWLDFGASHVIVTSYVFSAGEIDRERLQKLYATVGRERLVLDLSCRRRGDEYFIVTDRWQKFTDVIISKEVLEDLAGYCDEFLIHAADVEGKCSGIEKVLVEKLGEWCPIPVTYAGGVRDLTDLQAIRDLSSGRLDVTVGSALDIFGGTTLSYSDAVQFCRKGESAA, from the coding sequence ATGAAATTCAGACCATGTATTGACCTGCATAACGGCACGGTGAAACAGATTGTCGGCTCCTCACTCAGTGATAGTCAGCCAGGTGAACTGAAAACCAACTTCACTGCGGAAAAGCCATCCTCGTATTATGCCGAGATGTATAAACGGGATAATCTCACTGGAGGGCATATAATCAAATTGGGCCCTGGTAACGATGAGGCAGCGCGTGAGGCCTTGGCAGCCTGGCCCGGGGGAATGCAGATCGGTGGGGGAATTACCGCCGACAATGCTGCCCAGTGGCTTGATTTTGGGGCAAGTCATGTGATCGTTACTTCATATGTCTTCTCAGCTGGTGAAATTGATCGGGAACGGTTGCAGAAGCTCTATGCAACTGTCGGACGTGAACGGCTGGTTCTCGATCTCAGTTGCCGGAGAAGAGGTGATGAGTATTTCATTGTTACTGATCGTTGGCAGAAGTTTACTGATGTGATCATAAGTAAAGAAGTTCTGGAAGATCTGGCTGGATACTGTGACGAGTTTCTGATTCACGCCGCAGATGTGGAAGGGAAATGCTCCGGAATAGAAAAGGTGCTGGTGGAAAAGCTGGGTGAGTGGTGTCCCATTCCAGTAACATACGCCGGTGGAGTCCGGGATTTGACCGATTTGCAGGCCATCCGTGATCTGAGCAGTGGTCGCCTTGACGTTACAGTGGGCAGTGCGCTTGATATTTTTGGCGGTACCACCCTCAGCTACAGTGATGCAGTGCAATTCTGCAGAAAGGGAGAATCTGCAGCGTAG
- a CDS encoding ribonuclease H-like domain-containing protein, which translates to MLQNTFCHIPGIGPATEKKLWEAGVTSWDQWQEPAPVRLPNSSRNEIISLLENSDEALDTDPSFFTERLASHEVWRIFPQYRHQTAYIDIETTGLAEDADLTTIALYDGAEVKYYVNGRNLDDFLNDIWNYKVLVSYNGKSFDIPFLERYFKITLDHAQIDLRYVLARLGFKGGLKGCEKMLGIDRGGLEGVDGYFAVLLWREYKSYNDESALETLLAYNIEDTVNLEQLMIEAYNRNISQTPFAKELKLPHALAPPLPFQADLTCVERIKRRYTL; encoded by the coding sequence ATGCTGCAAAATACATTTTGTCACATCCCGGGTATCGGCCCGGCCACGGAAAAAAAACTCTGGGAAGCTGGAGTGACAAGTTGGGACCAGTGGCAGGAACCTGCACCTGTTCGCCTGCCAAACAGCAGCAGAAATGAGATTATAAGCCTCCTCGAGAACTCCGATGAGGCCCTCGACACCGACCCGTCTTTTTTTACCGAAAGACTGGCTTCCCATGAAGTCTGGCGCATATTTCCGCAATACCGGCACCAGACTGCCTATATCGATATAGAAACCACCGGTCTTGCCGAAGATGCCGACCTTACCACCATCGCCCTCTATGATGGTGCGGAGGTCAAATACTATGTCAACGGCCGCAACCTCGATGATTTCCTGAATGATATCTGGAATTACAAGGTACTGGTCAGCTACAACGGCAAATCATTCGATATCCCGTTTCTGGAAAGATATTTCAAGATCACCTTAGATCACGCCCAGATAGATCTCCGATATGTGCTTGCCCGGCTCGGCTTCAAGGGCGGCCTGAAAGGCTGTGAAAAAATGTTAGGGATAGACCGAGGTGGCCTGGAAGGAGTAGACGGCTACTTTGCGGTTCTGCTCTGGCGGGAATATAAAAGCTATAATGACGAATCGGCTCTCGAGACTCTCTTGGCCTATAATATAGAAGATACGGTAAACCTTGAGCAGTTGATGATAGAGGCCTACAACAGGAATATTTCCCAGACTCCTTTCGCGAAAGAGCTGAAACTGCCCCATGCCCTGGCACCACCCCTGCCATTTCAGGCGGATCTCACCTGCGTGGAGCGGATTAAAAGACGATACACCCTGTAA
- a CDS encoding DEAD/DEAH box helicase, whose translation MSNDFLTIMPQDFRELGLTEPLLRALDSAGYTEPTPIQSKMIPHVLAGKDVVGQAQTGTGKTAAFALPLLSRIQPVKKARPKVLVLAPTRELAIQVSDSFKQYGTNMKQLRVLPIYGGQDYVGQLQQLDRGVHVVVGTPGRVMDHIRRGSLDLSTIESIVLDEADEMLKMGFLEDVEWILDQAPKERQIALFSATMPPSIRRIAVTHLNEPIEITIQNKTATASTISQQYLIVKNFQLKKEALNRILEIEEFEGMLIFVRTKMQTVELAEQLSDLGYSCAALNGDIAQSQRVRTVEQLKSGKLDILVATDVAARGLDVERVSHVVNYDVPFDAEAYIHRIGRTGRAGREGKAILFLTPRERSMLKSIERASRKRIEQIELPSVKEINQKRIAAYKNRITETLSGNCDFFSQLISEYCQETETSAEDVAAALAKIAQGKTPLLLKDLPKPAPRKNSRDQYGEQERGKRSDRKVRGKKHENHNSQDGFDRYRIEVGEVHGVRPANIVGAIANEADISSEYIGRISIFEDYSTVDLPNGMPKPVLRMLQNVRVNGRLMRTRIADDQPDGDNFGNDGRKTRSDKPRRNNFKKGPRQKSLAKSNSSRSKAA comes from the coding sequence ATGTCTAACGATTTTCTTACCATAATGCCGCAAGATTTCCGTGAACTCGGTCTCACCGAACCACTTCTCCGCGCACTTGACAGCGCAGGTTATACCGAGCCGACTCCAATTCAATCCAAGATGATTCCCCATGTCCTGGCCGGAAAAGATGTTGTCGGCCAAGCCCAGACCGGAACCGGTAAAACTGCGGCATTCGCCCTGCCGCTGCTGAGTCGGATTCAGCCCGTCAAAAAGGCCAGGCCCAAGGTGCTGGTTTTAGCTCCCACCCGCGAACTGGCTATTCAGGTCAGTGATTCTTTTAAGCAGTATGGCACCAACATGAAACAGTTGCGGGTACTGCCAATCTATGGTGGCCAGGACTACGTCGGCCAGCTTCAACAGCTGGACCGCGGTGTACATGTAGTTGTCGGTACACCAGGCCGGGTTATGGACCATATTCGCCGGGGCAGCCTCGACCTTTCCACTATCGAATCCATTGTACTTGATGAAGCTGATGAAATGCTCAAGATGGGCTTTCTGGAAGACGTTGAGTGGATCCTGGACCAGGCACCGAAAGAGCGGCAAATTGCTCTTTTCTCCGCTACCATGCCGCCTTCCATCAGGCGCATTGCGGTTACTCATCTGAATGAGCCAATTGAAATTACAATCCAGAATAAGACGGCAACCGCTTCCACCATCAGCCAGCAGTACCTGATCGTGAAAAATTTTCAGCTCAAAAAGGAAGCGCTGAACCGAATCCTTGAAATTGAAGAATTTGAAGGGATGCTGATCTTTGTTCGTACCAAAATGCAAACTGTTGAGCTTGCAGAACAACTCAGTGATCTTGGCTACTCATGCGCAGCCCTGAACGGAGATATCGCGCAAAGCCAGCGAGTACGTACCGTCGAGCAGCTGAAGTCCGGTAAGCTCGATATTCTGGTAGCCACCGATGTTGCCGCACGTGGCCTGGATGTAGAACGGGTAAGTCACGTCGTCAATTACGATGTCCCCTTCGATGCCGAGGCATATATCCACCGTATCGGCAGAACCGGCAGAGCTGGTCGTGAAGGTAAAGCCATCCTGTTTCTGACCCCACGTGAGCGATCCATGCTCAAATCCATTGAGCGTGCATCCAGAAAACGTATTGAGCAGATAGAGCTGCCATCGGTTAAGGAGATTAACCAGAAACGTATTGCGGCCTATAAGAACAGAATCACAGAAACCCTTTCAGGTAACTGCGATTTTTTCTCCCAGCTGATCAGTGAATATTGCCAGGAGACTGAAACCTCTGCTGAAGATGTTGCTGCAGCACTGGCCAAAATCGCCCAGGGCAAAACTCCACTGCTGTTGAAAGATCTTCCCAAGCCTGCGCCTCGCAAAAATTCCAGAGATCAATATGGTGAGCAGGAGCGTGGCAAACGCAGCGACAGGAAAGTTCGTGGCAAAAAACACGAGAACCACAACTCCCAGGATGGTTTCGACAGGTACCGCATAGAAGTTGGAGAAGTCCACGGTGTTCGCCCTGCCAATATTGTTGGCGCCATAGCCAACGAAGCGGATATCAGCAGTGAATATATCGGTCGCATTTCCATTTTTGAGGATTACAGCACCGTTGACCTGCCCAATGGCATGCCAAAACCGGTCCTGCGCATGTTGCAGAATGTCCGCGTGAATGGCCGCCTGATGCGAACCAGAATAGCTGACGACCAGCCGGATGGTGACAATTTTGGCAACGACGGCCGCAAGACACGCAGTGACAAGCCCCGCAGAAACAACTTCAAAAAGGGCCCTCGCCAGAAGAGTCTTGCCAAGAGCAATAGCTCACGTTCAAAAGCGGCATGA